Part of the Rhineura floridana isolate rRhiFlo1 chromosome 8, rRhiFlo1.hap2, whole genome shotgun sequence genome is shown below.
GAAGAGGGGAAGAAAAGGGAACAGTTTCCCTGGGCTTTAGCTTTGTGCCCCCATCCCCACTCCataccttcacatctctatatgGGGCAATAGGAACTGTTAAACGTAGTAGGTCGTGTTTGTGGTGCATGCTAGAAAGTCTTTCCTTGGTTTATTTCTTGTGATGCATTCCTGGTTATTTTTTCTGTTGATAGAGAAattgcaacatgacagaatgaaACTGTGCTTCAACCTCATCTAAATATAGCAATATGATACTAAATTTACTATGTGATAGCTGAACCTGTTTACTTACATAATAGATGTATGAAAGGGAACAGCGTTTGCAGTTCTTGTTGCTGGGCCAACACAGCCTGCCTCTCCAGACTTCTTAGTTCAGTGATGTCTGACATCTTCAGAGATTCATTGAATGAGGAGTTAACTTTGTGAGGATTTGGTAAAATGTTCTGTAAGGACaacaacttatatactgcccttgTCCATGGACAGTTGCCCTCTTAAAGGAATAGTATGTGTATATTCCACTgcggttttctctctctttcaggaAACTCAGCGCTTGCTGGCAGAACCTGTTCCTGGAATAAAGGCAGAGCCAGATGAAAGCAATGCACGTTATTTTCATGTGGTCATTGCAGGTCCACAGGATTCCCCCTTTGAGGGTGGGACATTTAAACTTGAACTATTCCTTCCAGAAGAATATCCAATGGCAGCTCCGAAAGTACGTTTCATGACCAAAATTTATCATCCTAACGTAGACAAATTgggaagaatatgtttagatattTTGAAAGGTAAGTATTTTGGGATAAGAATGACACATCTTTCTCTTTCATGCATTCTTCAGATTACTAAAATAGTTGAAAGATATTACATATTTCAGTGATCTTCTTAGGGGGAAGTGTTCTATATTAGAAATGTTACTTTAGTACTCTCTTAACTTGCTTCCTCAGATAAATGGTCTCCAGCTTTGCAGATCCGTACAGTTCTGCTATCAATCCAAGCTTTGTTAAGTGCT
Proteins encoded:
- the UBE2N gene encoding ubiquitin-conjugating enzyme E2 N, with protein sequence MAGLPRRIIKETQRLLAEPVPGIKAEPDESNARYFHVVIAGPQDSPFEGGTFKLELFLPEEYPMAAPKVRFMTKIYHPNVDKLGRICLDILKDKWSPALQIRTVLLSIQALLSAPNPDDPLANDVAEQWKTNEAQAIETARAWTRLYAMNNI